A stretch of DNA from Nocardioides sp. Arc9.136:
GTCTACCAGCGCGGGGGGATGGCGATGCAGGCGCTGCGCCATCGGATCGGCGAGACCGACTTCTGGACCCTGCTGCGCACCTGGCTCGGCACGCGCCGGGGCGGGAACGGCTCGAGCCCGCAGTTCGAGGCGCTCGCGGCCGAAGTGAGCGGCGAGGACCTCGACGGCTTCTTCGAGGCCTGGCTGCGCGCGGACGAGCCGCCGGCGCGCACGGCTGCGAACGGGCTGGTCTGATGGGCCCGGTGCCCGACGGGGAGCGCCGGGAGCTGCTCGTCCCGCTGCTGGAGTTCGCGGGACGGTCGCGGCTCGAGCGCGGTTTCGGCCACCTGCGCCGCGACGGCACGGTCGACTCCGCCCGCGGTCTCGAGCTGTGGGTCAACGCCCGGATGACCTACGTCTTCGCGCTCGCCTCGCTGCTCGGGGTGGAGCACGCCTCCGACCAGGCCCGCCACGGCGTCGACGCGCTGACCGGGCTCTTCGAGGACCGCGTCCACGGCGGCTGGTGGAGCACCGTGGACGACGCCGGCCGGCCGGGGAGCGCGACCAAGTCCTGCTACGACCACGCCTTCGTGGTCCTCGCCGGTGCGACCGCGACCGTCGCCGACGTGCCGGGCGCCGCGGCGCTCCTCGAGCGCGCGCTGCGCGTGCACGAGGAGCGGTTCTGGGAGGAGCCGCTCGGCCGGTGCATGGACCAGCGGGCGGGGGACTGGTCGACGACCGAGGACTACCGGGGCGCCAACAGCAACATGCACACGGTCGAGGCCTACCTCGTCGCCGCCGACGCCAGCGGCGACGCGGTCTGGCGCGACCGCGCCCTGCGCATCGCCGAGCACCTCGTGCACCGGGTCGCCCAGGAGCACGACTGGCGGGTCGTGGAGCACTTCGACGGTGACTGGCGTCCGCTGCCCGAGCACTCCCGCGACCGTCCGGCGGACCCGTTCCGCCCGTACGGCGCGACGCCGGGCCACGGCCTGGAGTGGGCGCGGCTGCTCCTGCACCTCCGTGCCGCGCACTCGCTCGCCGGCGAGGCGTCCCCGGACTGGTTGCTCGAGGCCGCGGTCGGACTGGTCGAGCGGGCCGCTGCCGACTGCGACGAGGGCCGTACCGGCTTCCCGTACACCACCGACTGGGACGGCACGCCCGTCGTCGACCAACGCTTCCACTGGGTGCACTGCGAGGCCGTGCTGGCCGCCCGCGCCCTCGCCTCGGCGACGGGGGAGCAGCGGTACGCCGACCTGGCCGACCGCTGGTGGACCTTCACCCGCGAGCACTTCGTCGAGGCCGACGGCTCCTGGCTGCACGAGCTCGACGCCGGCCTCGCCCCGTCCGGGGTCACCTGGCCGGGCAAGCCGGACGCCTACCACGCCTTCAACGCCCTCCTGCTCCCGTCGCTCCCGCTCGCCCCCTCCGCCGCTGTCGCCCTCCGGTCGGCCGACTGAGGCCCGCCGCCCTGTTGGTCGAGCGAGCGCTGGCGAGCGTCGTCGAGACCGCGCCCGCTGGTCGAGCAGCGAGCCCTGGCGAGCGTCGCCGAGACCGCGCGCCTGCTGGTCGAGCAGCGAGCGCGAGCGAGCGTCGTCGAGACCCGTGAGGTGCGCAGGGCGTCGGGGTGGTCGTCGGGCCTGCCTCCTGCTGGTCGAGCAGCGAGCGCTGGCGAGCGTCGTCGAGACCCGGCGAGGTGCGCAGGGCGTCGGGGTGGTCGTTGGGCCGGCCTCCTGTTGGTCGAGCAGCGAGCGCTGGCGAGCGTCGTCGAGACCCGGTGAGGGTGGTTGCGGCGTCGAGTGGCTTTGGGGGTCGCGACGACGTTCGGCGCTGGGGCGCCTCTCTGCTCGACCATCAGCATGGACCGGCGGGTTCGGCCTAGGTCCGTCGGTGGAACGCGACCTCCCCTCCGGGTAGATGGGTGGTCTCGTAGGCCGGGTCGTGGATCCGAGCGTGGTGCCTGGGGCAGAGGTTGCGGGCGTTCGTCAGGTCGGTGGCTCCGCCGTTCGACCAGGGTTGGTCGTGGTGGGCGTGGCAGAGGTGGGCGGGCCAGTCGCAGCCTTCTGCGGTGCAGGTCGGTTGGGTGAGGTTGAGGGCTCTGCGTTGGGCTCCGGTGAACAGCCGGGTGGTGCGCCCCAGGTCCAGGAGCTCGGACTGAGTGCCGAGGACGGCGGGGATCAGGCCTGCTTCGCAGGCGAGCCGTCGTGCCTGGGCGGCGGAGATGGTGCTGCCGTCGTCGAGGACACCCGGTGCGAGGCCACCCATGAGGGACGCGATGTCCATGGTGACGACGACGGTGGCGTTGAGGCCGCCGAGCTTCGGGACCGAGGCGGTGGGGATGCGTTCGAGGAGCTCGCAGAACGCGTCGCCCATCCGCTCCGGAGACGGCCGGCGCTCCACGGGCTCGGCAGCAGCGGGGTCCTGGGTGGCGGCTTGGTGCTTCGGTGCGGCGAAGGCGAGGAGGGTCTTCTTGAGCATGGCGCCGTGGAGTTCGGGGATCTTGAACTTCCCGATCACCGACCCGCGGCCGTCGGGGCTCATCGTCAGCCACGCGGTCTCCCGGGCGAGCCGCTCCTCGGCCTCCAGGGCGCGGGCGTCGCGGGCTTCGCCGACCTCGGGTGCGACGACGGTGAGCACGTGCTTGGCCAGGATGCGCAGCGACTTGGGGTCACGGTGCCGTGCCTCGGCCAGCAGGTGCTGCTCGGCACGGAGCGGGATGGTCGGGTCCTCCAGGTCGGTGGGCAGCCGGTCGAGGCACTCGGTGATCACGCGAGCGTGATCGACCGACACATCACCCTCCGCGAAAGCGGTGGCCGTCGGGCTGTGGCGGTCCAGCGACTCGGCCAGCCGCATGCGGTGCTTCGCGGCGGGTCGGGTCTGGCGGGTCTCGGTCGCCCACCAGGCGGCGGTGTCGGTGGCACCGACCCGTTCGCCGGCGTGCCGGCGGTCGGCCTCGGCGGCGAGGCGGAGCTCGAGAGCCTCGGCCTGTGCGCGCAGCTTCGCGGCTTCGCTGAGCGTGTCGGTGACGTCGTCGTCCGACATCGACCACAGGTGGACCTCGGCGGCCGACCGCATCTGCTTTCGCGACTTCGCGACAGCGCGGCACACCACGTGCGCGCTGCGTCGGGAGTCCTTGGCCATGGGTCTACTCAAGCACCGACCACCGACAGTCCCGGTCCTGTTTCCCCAGGTCAGGCCACATCGTGGACCACGGGTTCAGGGACTACTCGCGGCGAAGGCGAGGACCCGAGGCCCTGCGCATCTCACCGGGTCTCGACGACGCCTCGCCGGGGCTCGGCTGCTCGACCAGCAGGTCTTGCGCACCTCACCGGGTCTCGACGACGCCTCGCCGGGGCTCGCTGCTCGACCAGCAGACGCCTCGCCGGGGCTCGGCTGCTCGACCAGCAGGTCTTGCGCACCTCACCGGGTCTCGACGACGCCTCGCCAGGGCTCGGCTGCTCGACCAGCGGTCAGCCGAGGAGGGGAGCGGTGGCGCGGGCGACGAGGCTGGGGCGGCCGGTGAGGGCCTCCTCGGCGTCGGCGAGCCGGGTGGCGCGCAGGCCGAGGTTGATGCCCAGCCAGCGCAGGGGCTCGCGCTCCCAGGCCGGCGAGCGGTGGTCGACCCACGGCAGGCGGACGAGGTCGGTGTCGTGCCCGAGGACGAGGTCGCGGAGGGTGCGGCCGGCGAGGTTCGTGGTCGCGACCCCATCGCCGACGTACCCGCCCGCCCAGGCGAGCCCGGTGCTCCGGTCGAGCCCGACGGAGGCGCACCAGTCGCGGGGGATGCCCAGAGGTCCGCCCCAGGCGTGCGTGACCCGCGTGCCGGCCAGCACCGGGAACATCTCGGTGAGGGTCGCGTAGAGCCCCGCGAAGACCCGCTCGTCCCGGTCGAACGCCGGGCGCACCCGCGAGCCGAGGTGGTACGGCGCGCCGCGGCCGCCGAAGGCCAGCCGGTCGTCGGAAGTCCGCTGGCCGTAGATCACCAGGTGCCGGTGGTCGCTGAACGTCTCGCGCCGCGCCAGGCCGATCTCGTCCCACACCTCGGCGGGCAACGGCTCCGTCGCGATCATCAGGGAGTAGACCGGGACGACCGCGCGCCGCAGGCCCGGGAGGGTCGGGGTGAAGCCCTCGGTGGCGCGCACGACCACGTCGGCCCGGACGTCCCCGTGCTCGGTGCTGGCGACCCCCGGCTCGATCGCGGTCACGCGGGTCTGCTCGTGGATGGTCACGCCGTGCCGCTCGCACGCCTCGGCCAGCCCCCGGGCCAGGCGGAGCGGGTGGACGGCGGCGCAGTCGGGGGTGTACGTCGCACCGAGCGTGCCGCCGGCGCGGAGGACCCGGTCGGCCTCGGCGGCGCCCAGCAGGCGCAAGTCGTCCTCGCCGCGCCCCCAGCGGCGGGCGTCGGCGACCTCGTCCCGGGCACGCGTCCACTGCGCGCGGCTGCGGGCGAGCACGACGGTGCCGCCCTTGGCCAGGTGGCAGTCGATGCCCTCCGCGGCGGTCGTGCGGGCGACCTCGTCGACGGTCTCCCGCATCGCCCGGTGCTGGGCGAGGGCGGCGTCGCGGCCGGCCGTCGCGGCCAGCGAGGGCAGCGAGGCGGGGAACAGCGCCGAGCACCAGCCGCCGTTGCGCCCCGACGCGCCGTGGCCGACCCGCTCGGCCTCGAGCACCACGATGCGCAGGGAGGGATCGGCCACGGCGAGGGAGTACGCCGTCCACAACCCGGTGTAGCCGCCGCCGACGATCGCCACGTCGGCGTCGCGGCCGCCCGGGAGGGGCGGTCGCGCGGGAGCCGGCGGAGCGGTGTCCTGCCAGAGCGAGGCGGTCAGCGGACACCCCAGGAGTAGGTCTGCTTGCGCAGGCTGAGGTACATGAACGTCTCGGTCGCCACGACGCCGTCGATCGCGCGGATCCGGTGGGAGAGCAGGTCCAGGAGGTGCTCGTCGCTCTCGCACACGACCTCGACGAGCAGGTCGAACGAGCCAGCGGTGACCACCACGTAGTCCACCTCGTCGAGGGCCGCGAGCGCGTCGGCCACCGCGTCCAAGGGCCCCTGCACCTTGATGCCGACCATCGCCTGGCGGGCGAACCCGAGCTCGAGCGGGTCGGTGACCGCGACGACCTGCATCACCCCGCCGTCGACGAGGCGCTGCACCCGTTGCCGGACCGCGGCCTCGGAGAGCCCGACGACCTTGCCGATCGCGGCGTAGGACCGGCGCCCGTCCTGCTGGAGCTGCTCGATGATCGCCTTGGAGACCTCGTCGAGCGCCATGGGGGCGCGGTCCTGCTTGCGACTCATGGGCGGCACTCTCCCACGGGGGCGTGGTCCTGGCGAGCGCGGACCGCCGGTCGGAGGGGTGCCGGACGAGCGATTTCGTTGCGAACAGGTTTCGTGTCGACGGTTTCCCTTGCCGGTGACGGTCACCGGTGGCACGATCCGGAGCACGCCAGCCACGGAGCGCTGCGGCCGGCCGGGCCGCGGAGGGGAGCGGAGCCGGATGACACCGCGAACACCCACCGGCCCGTCGGCTGCCCGGGGGGCGCTGACCTCCCGACGTACCGTGCTGCGAGGCCTGGGGGGCCTCGTGGTGGCGGGCGCCAGCGTCGGCGTCCTGCCGCTGTTCGGCCAGGACGGTGCGCAGCAGGACCCGGCGAAGTGCCGGGCAACGGACCGGTCGGAGGACGACGGCCTGCTCGTGGTGTCGAACTGGCCGGGCTACATCGACCCGCGCCGCGACGCCGGGAACACCCGCGAGCTCTACGAGGAGCGGACCGGCGTCACGGTCCGCTACACCGACGACGTCAACGACAACGCCGAGTTCTACGCCAAGGTCAAGAACCAGCTCAGCAGCTGCGAGCCGGTCGGTCGCGACCTGATGATGCTCACCGACTGGATGGCCGCGCGGATGATCAGCCTCGGCTGGGTGCAGCCGATCGACCGGCGGGCGGTGCCGAACCTGCACGCCAACCTGATCGAGCCGCTGCGCGGCGTCGCCTGGGACCCCGACCTCCAGTTCCACGCGCCCTGGCAGACCGGGCTGACCGGCGTCGCCTACAACGCCGCCAAGACCGGCGAGATCGGCAGCTTCGCCGAGCTGCTCGACAACCCCGAGCTCAAGGGGCGCGTCACGCTGCTCTCGGAGATGCGCGACACGATGGCGTTCGCGCTGAAGATCGTCGGCGCCGACCCCGAGGACTTCACCCAGGACGAGTGGGACGACGCCGTGGACCGGCTGCGCAAAGCCGTCAGCGACGGCCAGGTGCGCGCCTTCACGGGGAACGAGTACATCCAGGACCTCGCCGCGGGCAACATCGTCGCCTGCGAGGCGTGGTCCGGCGACGTCATCCAGCTCCAGTTCGAGAACCCCGACATCAAGTTCGTCGCGCCCGAGGAGGGCCTGGCGCTGTGGAGCGACAACATGCTCGTGCCCAACGGCGCCGAGCACCAGGCGAACGCCGAGGCCTGGATCGACCACTTCTACGACCCGGCCGTCGCCGCGCGCCTCGCCGCCTGGGTCAACTACATCTGCCCCGTCGAGGGGGCGCGCGAGGAGATGGAGAAGATCGACGCCTCGCTGGTCGACAACACCCTGATCTTCCCCGACGAGGAGATGCTCGCCCGCACCTTCGCCTTCATGCCGCTGGACGACCGGCAGGCGACGGCCTACGAAAGGGACTGGTCCGATGTCACAGGTGGCTGAGAACCCCGCGAGCCGGACGACCCCGGGCGACCGCGGCGACGACGCGCCGTACGACGGGCTCCGGCTGCGCCAGGTGACCAAGAGGTTCGCCGGCTTCACCGCGGTCCGCGACCTCGACCTCGACGTCCCGCGCGGGTCGTTCTTCGCGCTGCTCGGGCCGTCGGGGTGCGGCAAGACCACCACGCTGCGGATGGTCGCCGGCCTCGAGACGCCGACCTCGGGGACGATCACCCTGGCCGGCCAGGACATCACCTACGCCAAGCCCTACCGCCGCCCGGTCAACACGGTCTTCCAGAGCTACGCGCTCTTCCCGCACCTCGACATCTTCGAGAACGTCGCGTTCGGCCTGCGCCGGCGCAAGGAGAAGGACGTCGACACCCGGGTCCGCGAGATGCTCGAGCTGGTCGAGCTGACCTCCCAGGCCCGCAAGCGGCCCGCCCAGCTCTCCGGCGGCCAGCAGCAGCGCGTCGCGCTGGCGCGGGCCCTGATCAACAGCCCCGAGGTCCTGCTGCTCGACGAGCCGCTCGGCGCGCTCGACCTCAAGCTGCGCCGGTCGATGCAGATCGAGGTCAAGCG
This window harbors:
- a CDS encoding AGE family epimerase/isomerase yields the protein MGPVPDGERRELLVPLLEFAGRSRLERGFGHLRRDGTVDSARGLELWVNARMTYVFALASLLGVEHASDQARHGVDALTGLFEDRVHGGWWSTVDDAGRPGSATKSCYDHAFVVLAGATATVADVPGAAALLERALRVHEERFWEEPLGRCMDQRAGDWSTTEDYRGANSNMHTVEAYLVAADASGDAVWRDRALRIAEHLVHRVAQEHDWRVVEHFDGDWRPLPEHSRDRPADPFRPYGATPGHGLEWARLLLHLRAAHSLAGEASPDWLLEAAVGLVERAAADCDEGRTGFPYTTDWDGTPVVDQRFHWVHCEAVLAARALASATGEQRYADLADRWWTFTREHFVEADGSWLHELDAGLAPSGVTWPGKPDAYHAFNALLLPSLPLAPSAAVALRSAD
- a CDS encoding HNH endonuclease signature motif containing protein; this encodes MAKDSRRSAHVVCRAVAKSRKQMRSAAEVHLWSMSDDDVTDTLSEAAKLRAQAEALELRLAAEADRRHAGERVGATDTAAWWATETRQTRPAAKHRMRLAESLDRHSPTATAFAEGDVSVDHARVITECLDRLPTDLEDPTIPLRAEQHLLAEARHRDPKSLRILAKHVLTVVAPEVGEARDARALEAEERLARETAWLTMSPDGRGSVIGKFKIPELHGAMLKKTLLAFAAPKHQAATQDPAAAEPVERRPSPERMGDAFCELLERIPTASVPKLGGLNATVVVTMDIASLMGGLAPGVLDDGSTISAAQARRLACEAGLIPAVLGTQSELLDLGRTTRLFTGAQRRALNLTQPTCTAEGCDWPAHLCHAHHDQPWSNGGATDLTNARNLCPRHHARIHDPAYETTHLPGGEVAFHRRT
- a CDS encoding FAD-binding oxidoreductase codes for the protein MAIVGGGYTGLWTAYSLAVADPSLRIVVLEAERVGHGASGRNGGWCSALFPASLPSLAATAGRDAALAQHRAMRETVDEVARTTAAEGIDCHLAKGGTVVLARSRAQWTRARDEVADARRWGRGEDDLRLLGAAEADRVLRAGGTLGATYTPDCAAVHPLRLARGLAEACERHGVTIHEQTRVTAIEPGVASTEHGDVRADVVVRATEGFTPTLPGLRRAVVPVYSLMIATEPLPAEVWDEIGLARRETFSDHRHLVIYGQRTSDDRLAFGGRGAPYHLGSRVRPAFDRDERVFAGLYATLTEMFPVLAGTRVTHAWGGPLGIPRDWCASVGLDRSTGLAWAGGYVGDGVATTNLAGRTLRDLVLGHDTDLVRLPWVDHRSPAWEREPLRWLGINLGLRATRLADAEEALTGRPSLVARATAPLLG
- a CDS encoding Lrp/AsnC family transcriptional regulator gives rise to the protein MSRKQDRAPMALDEVSKAIIEQLQQDGRRSYAAIGKVVGLSEAAVRQRVQRLVDGGVMQVVAVTDPLELGFARQAMVGIKVQGPLDAVADALAALDEVDYVVVTAGSFDLLVEVVCESDEHLLDLLSHRIRAIDGVVATETFMYLSLRKQTYSWGVR
- a CDS encoding spermidine/putrescine ABC transporter substrate-binding protein, which codes for MLRGLGGLVVAGASVGVLPLFGQDGAQQDPAKCRATDRSEDDGLLVVSNWPGYIDPRRDAGNTRELYEERTGVTVRYTDDVNDNAEFYAKVKNQLSSCEPVGRDLMMLTDWMAARMISLGWVQPIDRRAVPNLHANLIEPLRGVAWDPDLQFHAPWQTGLTGVAYNAAKTGEIGSFAELLDNPELKGRVTLLSEMRDTMAFALKIVGADPEDFTQDEWDDAVDRLRKAVSDGQVRAFTGNEYIQDLAAGNIVACEAWSGDVIQLQFENPDIKFVAPEEGLALWSDNMLVPNGAEHQANAEAWIDHFYDPAVAARLAAWVNYICPVEGAREEMEKIDASLVDNTLIFPDEEMLARTFAFMPLDDRQATAYERDWSDVTGG